Proteins found in one Hippopotamus amphibius kiboko isolate mHipAmp2 chromosome 12, mHipAmp2.hap2, whole genome shotgun sequence genomic segment:
- the L3MBTL1 gene encoding lethal(3)malignant brain tumor-like protein 1 isoform X6 codes for MVGAEQPPSPELRREGVAEYEDGEAPAGGGDAGPQQPEDLPQDPPEDTPQDPPEDDGTCQCQACGPQQGSGPDPGSSNDGCPQLFQERSVIVENSSGQNNCTSTSELLKPMKKRKHREYQSPSEEESEPEAMEKQEEGKDLEGQPTTSTLESEEWNSSQPASGEKKEGWSWESYLEEQKAITAPVSLFQDYQAVTQNTNGFRPGMKLEGIDPQHPSMYFILTVAEVCGFRLRLHFDGYSECHDFWINANSPDIHPAGWFEKTGHKLQPPKCYKEEEFSWSQYLRSTRAQAAPKHLFVSQSHVGMKLEAVDRMNPSLVCVASVTDVVDSRFLVHFDNWDDTYDYWCDPSSPYIHPVGWCQKQGKPLTPPQDYPDPDSFCWEKYLEETGASAVPAWAFKVRPPHSFLVNMKLEAVDRRNPALIRVASVEDVEDHRIKLHFDGWSHTYDFWIDADHPDIHPAGWCSKTGHPLQPPLRPREPSSASPGGCPPLSFRSLPHTRTSKYSFHHRKCPTPGCDGSGHVTGKFTAHHCLSGCPLAERNQSRLKAELSDTEASARKRNLSGFSLRKKPRHHGRIGRPPKYQKIPQEDFPALTTDVTHQSLFMSALSAHPDRSLSVCWEQHCKLLPGVAGISASTVAKWTIDEVFGFVQTLTGCEDQARLFKDEMIDGEAFLLLTQADIVKIMSVKLGPALKIYNAILMFKNADDTLK; via the exons ATGGTGGGAGCGGAGCAGCCCCCAAGCCCCGAGCTGAGGCGGGAAGGCGTGGCCGAGTACGAAGATGGCGAGGCCCCGGCGGGAGGTGGCGATGCGGGCCCCCAACAGCCGG AGGACCTCCCCCAGGACCCTCCAGAAGATACCCCTCAGGACCCGCCAGAGGATGATGGCACCTGCCAATGccaggcatgtgggcctcagcaAGGCTCTGGTCCAGATCCTGGTTCCTCCAATGATGGATGCCCCCAGCTGTTCCAGGAGCG GTCAGTCATAGTGGAGAACTCCTCAGGCCAGAACAACTGCACCAGCACTTCTGAGCTCCTCAAACCCATGAAGAAGAGGAAGCACAGGGAATATCAGAGCCCATCTGAGGAGGAGTCAGAGCCAGAGGCCATG GAGAagcaagaagaaggaaaggatCTAGAGGGACAACCCACCACTAGCACCCTAGAAAGTGAGGAGTGGAACAGCAGCCAGCCTG CCTCAGGGGAGAAGAAGGAAGGCTGGTCGTGGGAATCCTACCTTGAGGAGCAGAAGGCCATCACTGCCCCTGTCAGCCTCTTCCAGGAC TACCAGGCGGTCACTCAGAACACGAATGGCTTCAGACCGGGCATGAAGTTGGAAGGCATCGACCCTCAGCACCCGAGCATGTACTTCATCCTCACCGTGGCCGAG GTGTGTGGCTTCCGCCTGCGTCTGCACTTTGATGGGTATTCCGAGTGCCACGACTTCTGGATCAACGCCAATTCCCCTGACATTCATCCCGCTGGCTGGTTCGAGAAGACGGGGCACAAGCTGCAGCCCCCCAAAT GTTACAAGGAGGAGGAGTTCAGCTGGAGCCAGTACCTGCGCAGCACAAGAGCCCAGGCTGCCCCCAAGCACCTGTTTGTGAGCCAGAGCCAC GTGGGCATGAAGCTGGAGGCTGTGGACCGCATGAACCCGTCCCTTGTCTGCGTGGCCAGTGTGACCGATGTAGTGGACAGCCGCTTCCTCGTGCACTTTGACAACTGGGATGACACTTATGACTACTG GTGTGATCCCAGCAGCCCCTACATCCACCCGGTGGGCTGGTGCCAGAAGCAAGGAAAGCCCCTCACCCCTCCACAAG ACTACCCAGACCCTGACAGCTTCTGTTGGGAGAAATATCTGGAAGAAACCGGGGCCTCTGCTGTGCCCGCCTGGGCCTTCAAGGTG CGGCCCCCGCACAGCTTCCTGGTCAACATGAAGCTGGAGGCCGTGGACCGCAGGAACCCAGCCCTAATCCGTGTGGCCAGCGTGGAAGATGTGGAGGACCATCGGATAAAG CTCCACTTTGATGGTTGGAGTCATACCTACGATTTCTGGATCGACGCCGACCACCCTGACATCCACCCTGCAGGCTGGTGCTCCAAGACAGGGCATCCCCTGCAGCCTCCTCTCC GACCCAGagaacccagctctgcctcccctgGGGGCTGTCCCCCTCTCAGCTTTCGGAGCCTGCCACACACCAGGACCTCCAAGTACAGCTTTCACCACCG GAAGTGCCCCACTCCTGGTTGTGATGGCTCTGGCCACGTCACAGGCAAGTTCACAGCCCACCACTGCCTCTCGGGCTGCCCGCTGGCCGAGAGGAACCAGAGCCGGCTGAAGGCAGAGCTGTCCGACACGGAGGCCTCGGCCCGTAAGAGGAACCTCTCGGGCTTCTCCCTAAGGAAGAAGCCTCGCCATCACGGACG GATCGGACGCCCTCCAAAGTATCAGAAGATCCCACAGGAAGATTTCCCAG CACTGACCACCGACGTCACGCACCAGTCCCTCTTCATGTCAGCCCTGTCGGCCCACCCCGACCGGTCGCTCTCAGTGTGCTGGGAGCAGCACTGCAAGCTCCTGCCGGGAGTGGCGGGCATTTCGGCCTCGACCGTCGCCAAGTGGACCATCGATGAG GTCTTCGGCTTTGTTCAGACCCTGACGGGTTGTGAGGACCAAGCGCGGCTCTTCAAAGATGAG
- the L3MBTL1 gene encoding lethal(3)malignant brain tumor-like protein 1 isoform X2 has protein sequence MEGHTEMEMLRTLKGPSTGEVSMHLVARDSPGSGSHLPATAFIIPASSATLGLPSSALDVSCFPREPIHVGTPERVTGSVPVTATVLPQLSAGPAASSSASTVRLLEWTEAAAPPSGSGLRFRISEYARPDMVGAEQPPSPELRREGVAEYEDGEAPAGGGDAGPQQPEDLPQDPPEDTPQDPPEDDGTCQCQACGPQQGSGPDPGSSNDGCPQLFQERSVIVENSSGQNNCTSTSELLKPMKKRKHREYQSPSEEESEPEAMEKQEEGKDLEGQPTTSTLESEEWNSSQPASGEKKEGWSWESYLEEQKAITAPVSLFQDYQAVTQNTNGFRPGMKLEGIDPQHPSMYFILTVAEVCGFRLRLHFDGYSECHDFWINANSPDIHPAGWFEKTGHKLQPPKCYKEEEFSWSQYLRSTRAQAAPKHLFVSQSHVGMKLEAVDRMNPSLVCVASVTDVVDSRFLVHFDNWDDTYDYWCDPSSPYIHPVGWCQKQGKPLTPPQDYPDPDSFCWEKYLEETGASAVPAWAFKVRPPHSFLVNMKLEAVDRRNPALIRVASVEDVEDHRIKLHFDGWSHTYDFWIDADHPDIHPAGWCSKTGHPLQPPLRPREPSSASPGGCPPLSFRSLPHTRTSKYSFHHRKCPTPGCDGSGHVTGKFTAHHCLSGCPLAERNQSRLKAELSDTEASARKRNLSGFSLRKKPRHHGRIGRPPKYQKIPQEDFPALTTDVTHQSLFMSALSAHPDRSLSVCWEQHCKLLPGVAGISASTVAKWTIDEVFGFVQTLTGCEDQARLFKDEADIVKIMSVKLGPALKIYNAILMFKNADDTLK, from the exons ATGGAGGGGCATACTGAAATGGAGATGCTGAGGACACTGAAGGGGCCCTCCACGGGGGAGGTCAGCATGCACCTGGTGGCCAGAGACAGCCCAGGTTCCGGCTCTCACCTGCCTGCTACTGCCTTTATCATTCCAG CCAGCTCGGCCACCCTTGGTCTGCCCAGCAGTGCCCTGGATGTGTCCTGCTTTCCGCGGGAACCGATCCATGTGGGCACGCCGGAGCGAGTGACCGGCAGCGTACCTGTCACGGCCACCGTTCTGCCGCAGTTAAGCGCTGGGCCGGCGGCCAGCTCCAGCGCCAGCACTGTGAGGCTCCTGGAGTGGACCGAGGCCGCGGCCCCGCCTTCTGGGAGTGGCCTGAGG TTCCGGATAAGCGAGTACGCACGGCCGGACATGGTGGGAGCGGAGCAGCCCCCAAGCCCCGAGCTGAGGCGGGAAGGCGTGGCCGAGTACGAAGATGGCGAGGCCCCGGCGGGAGGTGGCGATGCGGGCCCCCAACAGCCGG AGGACCTCCCCCAGGACCCTCCAGAAGATACCCCTCAGGACCCGCCAGAGGATGATGGCACCTGCCAATGccaggcatgtgggcctcagcaAGGCTCTGGTCCAGATCCTGGTTCCTCCAATGATGGATGCCCCCAGCTGTTCCAGGAGCG GTCAGTCATAGTGGAGAACTCCTCAGGCCAGAACAACTGCACCAGCACTTCTGAGCTCCTCAAACCCATGAAGAAGAGGAAGCACAGGGAATATCAGAGCCCATCTGAGGAGGAGTCAGAGCCAGAGGCCATG GAGAagcaagaagaaggaaaggatCTAGAGGGACAACCCACCACTAGCACCCTAGAAAGTGAGGAGTGGAACAGCAGCCAGCCTG CCTCAGGGGAGAAGAAGGAAGGCTGGTCGTGGGAATCCTACCTTGAGGAGCAGAAGGCCATCACTGCCCCTGTCAGCCTCTTCCAGGAC TACCAGGCGGTCACTCAGAACACGAATGGCTTCAGACCGGGCATGAAGTTGGAAGGCATCGACCCTCAGCACCCGAGCATGTACTTCATCCTCACCGTGGCCGAG GTGTGTGGCTTCCGCCTGCGTCTGCACTTTGATGGGTATTCCGAGTGCCACGACTTCTGGATCAACGCCAATTCCCCTGACATTCATCCCGCTGGCTGGTTCGAGAAGACGGGGCACAAGCTGCAGCCCCCCAAAT GTTACAAGGAGGAGGAGTTCAGCTGGAGCCAGTACCTGCGCAGCACAAGAGCCCAGGCTGCCCCCAAGCACCTGTTTGTGAGCCAGAGCCAC GTGGGCATGAAGCTGGAGGCTGTGGACCGCATGAACCCGTCCCTTGTCTGCGTGGCCAGTGTGACCGATGTAGTGGACAGCCGCTTCCTCGTGCACTTTGACAACTGGGATGACACTTATGACTACTG GTGTGATCCCAGCAGCCCCTACATCCACCCGGTGGGCTGGTGCCAGAAGCAAGGAAAGCCCCTCACCCCTCCACAAG ACTACCCAGACCCTGACAGCTTCTGTTGGGAGAAATATCTGGAAGAAACCGGGGCCTCTGCTGTGCCCGCCTGGGCCTTCAAGGTG CGGCCCCCGCACAGCTTCCTGGTCAACATGAAGCTGGAGGCCGTGGACCGCAGGAACCCAGCCCTAATCCGTGTGGCCAGCGTGGAAGATGTGGAGGACCATCGGATAAAG CTCCACTTTGATGGTTGGAGTCATACCTACGATTTCTGGATCGACGCCGACCACCCTGACATCCACCCTGCAGGCTGGTGCTCCAAGACAGGGCATCCCCTGCAGCCTCCTCTCC GACCCAGagaacccagctctgcctcccctgGGGGCTGTCCCCCTCTCAGCTTTCGGAGCCTGCCACACACCAGGACCTCCAAGTACAGCTTTCACCACCG GAAGTGCCCCACTCCTGGTTGTGATGGCTCTGGCCACGTCACAGGCAAGTTCACAGCCCACCACTGCCTCTCGGGCTGCCCGCTGGCCGAGAGGAACCAGAGCCGGCTGAAGGCAGAGCTGTCCGACACGGAGGCCTCGGCCCGTAAGAGGAACCTCTCGGGCTTCTCCCTAAGGAAGAAGCCTCGCCATCACGGACG GATCGGACGCCCTCCAAAGTATCAGAAGATCCCACAGGAAGATTTCCCAG CACTGACCACCGACGTCACGCACCAGTCCCTCTTCATGTCAGCCCTGTCGGCCCACCCCGACCGGTCGCTCTCAGTGTGCTGGGAGCAGCACTGCAAGCTCCTGCCGGGAGTGGCGGGCATTTCGGCCTCGACCGTCGCCAAGTGGACCATCGATGAG GTCTTCGGCTTTGTTCAGACCCTGACGGGTTGTGAGGACCAAGCGCGGCTCTTCAAAGATGAG
- the L3MBTL1 gene encoding lethal(3)malignant brain tumor-like protein 1 isoform X1, with product MEGHTEMEMLRTLKGPSTGEVSMHLVARDSPGSGSHLPATAFIIPASSATLGLPSSALDVSCFPREPIHVGTPERVTGSVPVTATVLPQLSAGPAASSSASTVRLLEWTEAAAPPSGSGLRFRISEYARPDMVGAEQPPSPELRREGVAEYEDGEAPAGGGDAGPQQPEDLPQDPPEDTPQDPPEDDGTCQCQACGPQQGSGPDPGSSNDGCPQLFQERSVIVENSSGQNNCTSTSELLKPMKKRKHREYQSPSEEESEPEAMEKQEEGKDLEGQPTTSTLESEEWNSSQPASGEKKEGWSWESYLEEQKAITAPVSLFQDYQAVTQNTNGFRPGMKLEGIDPQHPSMYFILTVAEVCGFRLRLHFDGYSECHDFWINANSPDIHPAGWFEKTGHKLQPPKCYKEEEFSWSQYLRSTRAQAAPKHLFVSQSHVGMKLEAVDRMNPSLVCVASVTDVVDSRFLVHFDNWDDTYDYWCDPSSPYIHPVGWCQKQGKPLTPPQDYPDPDSFCWEKYLEETGASAVPAWAFKVRPPHSFLVNMKLEAVDRRNPALIRVASVEDVEDHRIKLHFDGWSHTYDFWIDADHPDIHPAGWCSKTGHPLQPPLRPREPSSASPGGCPPLSFRSLPHTRTSKYSFHHRKCPTPGCDGSGHVTGKFTAHHCLSGCPLAERNQSRLKAELSDTEASARKRNLSGFSLRKKPRHHGRIGRPPKYQKIPQEDFPALTTDVTHQSLFMSALSAHPDRSLSVCWEQHCKLLPGVAGISASTVAKWTIDEVFGFVQTLTGCEDQARLFKDEMIDGEAFLLLTQADIVKIMSVKLGPALKIYNAILMFKNADDTLK from the exons ATGGAGGGGCATACTGAAATGGAGATGCTGAGGACACTGAAGGGGCCCTCCACGGGGGAGGTCAGCATGCACCTGGTGGCCAGAGACAGCCCAGGTTCCGGCTCTCACCTGCCTGCTACTGCCTTTATCATTCCAG CCAGCTCGGCCACCCTTGGTCTGCCCAGCAGTGCCCTGGATGTGTCCTGCTTTCCGCGGGAACCGATCCATGTGGGCACGCCGGAGCGAGTGACCGGCAGCGTACCTGTCACGGCCACCGTTCTGCCGCAGTTAAGCGCTGGGCCGGCGGCCAGCTCCAGCGCCAGCACTGTGAGGCTCCTGGAGTGGACCGAGGCCGCGGCCCCGCCTTCTGGGAGTGGCCTGAGG TTCCGGATAAGCGAGTACGCACGGCCGGACATGGTGGGAGCGGAGCAGCCCCCAAGCCCCGAGCTGAGGCGGGAAGGCGTGGCCGAGTACGAAGATGGCGAGGCCCCGGCGGGAGGTGGCGATGCGGGCCCCCAACAGCCGG AGGACCTCCCCCAGGACCCTCCAGAAGATACCCCTCAGGACCCGCCAGAGGATGATGGCACCTGCCAATGccaggcatgtgggcctcagcaAGGCTCTGGTCCAGATCCTGGTTCCTCCAATGATGGATGCCCCCAGCTGTTCCAGGAGCG GTCAGTCATAGTGGAGAACTCCTCAGGCCAGAACAACTGCACCAGCACTTCTGAGCTCCTCAAACCCATGAAGAAGAGGAAGCACAGGGAATATCAGAGCCCATCTGAGGAGGAGTCAGAGCCAGAGGCCATG GAGAagcaagaagaaggaaaggatCTAGAGGGACAACCCACCACTAGCACCCTAGAAAGTGAGGAGTGGAACAGCAGCCAGCCTG CCTCAGGGGAGAAGAAGGAAGGCTGGTCGTGGGAATCCTACCTTGAGGAGCAGAAGGCCATCACTGCCCCTGTCAGCCTCTTCCAGGAC TACCAGGCGGTCACTCAGAACACGAATGGCTTCAGACCGGGCATGAAGTTGGAAGGCATCGACCCTCAGCACCCGAGCATGTACTTCATCCTCACCGTGGCCGAG GTGTGTGGCTTCCGCCTGCGTCTGCACTTTGATGGGTATTCCGAGTGCCACGACTTCTGGATCAACGCCAATTCCCCTGACATTCATCCCGCTGGCTGGTTCGAGAAGACGGGGCACAAGCTGCAGCCCCCCAAAT GTTACAAGGAGGAGGAGTTCAGCTGGAGCCAGTACCTGCGCAGCACAAGAGCCCAGGCTGCCCCCAAGCACCTGTTTGTGAGCCAGAGCCAC GTGGGCATGAAGCTGGAGGCTGTGGACCGCATGAACCCGTCCCTTGTCTGCGTGGCCAGTGTGACCGATGTAGTGGACAGCCGCTTCCTCGTGCACTTTGACAACTGGGATGACACTTATGACTACTG GTGTGATCCCAGCAGCCCCTACATCCACCCGGTGGGCTGGTGCCAGAAGCAAGGAAAGCCCCTCACCCCTCCACAAG ACTACCCAGACCCTGACAGCTTCTGTTGGGAGAAATATCTGGAAGAAACCGGGGCCTCTGCTGTGCCCGCCTGGGCCTTCAAGGTG CGGCCCCCGCACAGCTTCCTGGTCAACATGAAGCTGGAGGCCGTGGACCGCAGGAACCCAGCCCTAATCCGTGTGGCCAGCGTGGAAGATGTGGAGGACCATCGGATAAAG CTCCACTTTGATGGTTGGAGTCATACCTACGATTTCTGGATCGACGCCGACCACCCTGACATCCACCCTGCAGGCTGGTGCTCCAAGACAGGGCATCCCCTGCAGCCTCCTCTCC GACCCAGagaacccagctctgcctcccctgGGGGCTGTCCCCCTCTCAGCTTTCGGAGCCTGCCACACACCAGGACCTCCAAGTACAGCTTTCACCACCG GAAGTGCCCCACTCCTGGTTGTGATGGCTCTGGCCACGTCACAGGCAAGTTCACAGCCCACCACTGCCTCTCGGGCTGCCCGCTGGCCGAGAGGAACCAGAGCCGGCTGAAGGCAGAGCTGTCCGACACGGAGGCCTCGGCCCGTAAGAGGAACCTCTCGGGCTTCTCCCTAAGGAAGAAGCCTCGCCATCACGGACG GATCGGACGCCCTCCAAAGTATCAGAAGATCCCACAGGAAGATTTCCCAG CACTGACCACCGACGTCACGCACCAGTCCCTCTTCATGTCAGCCCTGTCGGCCCACCCCGACCGGTCGCTCTCAGTGTGCTGGGAGCAGCACTGCAAGCTCCTGCCGGGAGTGGCGGGCATTTCGGCCTCGACCGTCGCCAAGTGGACCATCGATGAG GTCTTCGGCTTTGTTCAGACCCTGACGGGTTGTGAGGACCAAGCGCGGCTCTTCAAAGATGAG